A region of Shewanella psychromarinicola DNA encodes the following proteins:
- a CDS encoding sugar diacid recognition domain-containing protein, whose amino-acid sequence MFQIDTQIAAKIVNRTMKIIGHNINVMNAQAVILGSGEVDRIGTVHEGALLAISQNRNVEISQTIASNLQGVKPGLNLPLHYQGQVVGVIGITGEPGTLSHYGELLKMTAEMIVEQANLQEQLQWQNRQKEEFISQLIHATEQDLPSLKQWALQLGIDLSLPRVAAIIELDSNNPMYQQDNQALKQVLSLLQHPVRDNLIAMTSLTQLVILKPAFLDGKQFDPELENQRINKLLKRLPANMQLSLHISLGHYFNGDLGISYSYRTAKETMDIGKKLHPTKSKYLYQDYSLQVLLSGLRQHWRGNALAGPYLKLIEVDKNQQLQKTLTAYLEHMGDIQTCANSLFIHRNTLRYRLDKIQTITNIDLHSFNGLLSLYLGQLIHQPNT is encoded by the coding sequence ATGTTTCAGATTGATACCCAAATTGCGGCTAAAATTGTCAACCGGACCATGAAAATTATTGGCCATAATATCAATGTTATGAATGCTCAAGCCGTTATATTGGGATCGGGCGAAGTCGATCGAATTGGCACCGTACATGAGGGCGCATTATTGGCTATCAGCCAAAATCGCAACGTTGAGATCAGTCAAACTATTGCCTCAAATCTACAAGGGGTAAAACCTGGACTTAATTTACCATTGCATTATCAAGGTCAAGTTGTCGGCGTTATCGGTATTACGGGCGAACCAGGCACATTAAGTCATTATGGCGAGCTGCTTAAAATGACCGCTGAAATGATTGTCGAGCAAGCTAATTTGCAAGAACAACTACAATGGCAAAATCGTCAAAAAGAAGAGTTTATTTCACAGCTTATTCATGCCACCGAACAAGACTTACCTTCATTAAAGCAATGGGCATTACAATTAGGTATCGATTTGAGCTTACCTCGAGTGGCCGCTATCATCGAACTCGACAGTAATAACCCCATGTACCAACAAGATAATCAAGCGTTAAAACAAGTACTGTCTTTATTACAGCATCCTGTACGAGATAATTTAATTGCGATGACTTCGTTAACCCAATTAGTTATTTTAAAACCCGCGTTTTTAGACGGTAAACAATTTGACCCTGAACTTGAAAATCAACGCATCAACAAATTACTCAAACGCTTGCCAGCAAACATGCAATTGAGCCTACATATTTCATTGGGCCATTATTTCAATGGTGATTTAGGCATCAGTTACTCTTACCGCACCGCCAAAGAAACCATGGATATTGGCAAAAAATTACACCCAACAAAAAGTAAATATTTATACCAGGATTACAGCTTACAGGTGCTTTTATCAGGCTTACGTCAACACTGGCGAGGTAATGCGCTTGCCGGACCCTACCTGAAACTCATTGAAGTGGACAAGAATCAACAATTACAAAAAACACTCACCGCTTATCTTGAACATATGGGTGACATACAAACCTGTGCTAACAGTTTGTTTATACATCGAAATACATTACGTTATCGATTAGATAAAATTCAAACCATCACCAATATCGATTTACACAGTTTTAATGGATTACTGAGTCTCTATTTAGGTCAGCTCATCCATCAGCCCAACACTTAA
- a CDS encoding MtrB/PioB family decaheme-associated outer membrane protein, with the protein MNTKLNIITLALLTSTSFSLMADGYGLANAKTDNIKYDAWNCKACAVETGTTGTVGVGIGYNSEDDIQSANAFNSSNQTAGKVDADIKYQGDNGYQAKVVANNMGMDNGRMEIDAGKLGLYRLNLGYRSIATYQSNNALSPYQNIGSDNLTLAGDWVTAGASSDMPMLYNSLTPFELSLKRELASLGFEYQTESLFTTYVNFQREEKTGTKIASGSFFNQSMMLAEPVDYTTDILNAGIKLRGDNWFTSLNYSGSVFSNNHQQLGFDSAFNPTFGAQTRGYIALDPDNEAHTISLMGQYNDSITSLSGRLRLGQMTQDQQLTSLGYSYSLPADSIDAKVDIAGMTLKAVTKLSRAWRLTGSYDYNDRENNTQIEQWTQISINDVTGKVVYNTPYDHTSHRAKLSTDYRISHDIKLDAGYDFRRDERSNQGRETTDDNNVWARLRLNSFDMWDMWLKGSFSKRDGSEYLASESSSAEQNPLLRRYYIADRDRTQVEARINHTPMDNLNIDFGVRYAFDDYTDTQIGLTESKDTNYDININYMINNDININTFYNHQIIKSAQSGSANVSIATWQADIEDTVDVVGAGLSYNNLMDSRLRLGLDYTYSDSDSTTQVRQGVSGDYGDYFAKVHNINVYAQYQATDKMSLRIDYKMEKYLDNDDANDIEPDTIWNVMSLGNLQHDYTAHMIMLNVRYTL; encoded by the coding sequence ATGAACACTAAATTAAACATCATCACCTTAGCGTTACTCACTAGCACCAGCTTTAGCCTTATGGCTGATGGTTATGGCCTAGCAAATGCTAAAACCGACAATATTAAATATGATGCTTGGAATTGTAAGGCTTGTGCTGTCGAAACAGGTACCACAGGAACTGTCGGTGTTGGTATTGGTTACAACAGTGAAGACGATATTCAATCAGCCAATGCATTTAATAGCAGCAATCAAACCGCGGGTAAAGTTGATGCCGATATAAAGTATCAAGGTGACAATGGCTACCAAGCAAAAGTTGTCGCAAATAACATGGGCATGGACAACGGTCGAATGGAGATTGATGCCGGTAAACTTGGATTATATCGCCTCAATCTAGGCTATCGATCCATTGCAACTTATCAAAGCAACAATGCATTGAGCCCTTATCAAAATATCGGCAGCGATAACCTGACACTAGCGGGTGATTGGGTAACCGCGGGTGCAAGTTCAGACATGCCAATGTTATATAACAGTTTAACCCCATTTGAACTGTCACTAAAACGTGAACTGGCTAGTCTAGGCTTTGAATATCAAACCGAATCATTATTCACGACCTACGTCAATTTTCAGCGCGAAGAGAAAACTGGAACCAAAATTGCTTCAGGCAGTTTCTTCAATCAATCTATGATGCTGGCAGAGCCGGTTGATTACACCACAGACATCTTAAACGCCGGGATTAAACTGCGCGGTGATAATTGGTTTACCAGCTTAAACTACAGTGGTTCTGTGTTTAGTAATAACCACCAACAGCTTGGCTTTGACAGTGCCTTTAATCCCACTTTTGGGGCTCAAACCCGAGGTTACATTGCACTCGACCCCGATAACGAAGCCCATACTATTTCACTAATGGGCCAATATAACGATTCCATCACTAGCTTGAGTGGTCGCTTACGCTTAGGCCAAATGACCCAAGATCAGCAATTAACCAGCTTAGGTTATAGCTATTCATTACCAGCTGACAGTATTGATGCCAAAGTCGACATCGCCGGCATGACATTGAAAGCGGTAACCAAACTGAGTCGTGCATGGCGTCTGACTGGCAGTTATGATTATAACGACAGAGAAAACAATACCCAAATTGAGCAATGGACCCAAATTAGTATTAACGATGTAACCGGCAAAGTGGTGTACAACACCCCTTATGATCACACTTCCCATCGAGCCAAATTATCAACCGACTATCGTATTAGTCATGATATTAAGCTTGATGCAGGTTATGACTTCAGACGAGACGAGCGCAGTAATCAAGGCAGAGAAACCACTGACGACAATAACGTTTGGGCGCGTTTACGCCTTAATAGTTTTGATATGTGGGATATGTGGCTTAAAGGTAGTTTCAGCAAAAGAGATGGTTCTGAATATCTAGCATCTGAATCGTCATCGGCAGAGCAAAATCCACTGCTACGCCGCTATTACATTGCCGACCGCGACCGCACCCAAGTTGAAGCACGCATCAACCACACACCTATGGATAACTTGAACATAGATTTTGGTGTACGCTACGCGTTTGATGACTATACCGACACTCAAATTGGCTTAACTGAATCAAAAGACACTAACTACGATATTAATATTAACTACATGATTAATAATGATATTAATATAAATACATTTTATAACCATCAAATCATAAAATCAGCTCAATCTGGTAGTGCTAATGTTAGTATCGCCACTTGGCAAGCCGATATTGAAGACACGGTCGATGTCGTTGGTGCTGGCTTAAGTTACAATAATTTAATGGATAGTCGTTTACGCCTAGGATTAGATTATACCTACTCTGACTCAGACAGTACTACCCAAGTCAGACAAGGTGTTAGTGGTGACTACGGTGACTATTTTGCCAAAGTACATAACATTAATGTCTATGCACAATATCAAGCGACAGACAAAATGTCCTTACGCATAGACTACAAAATGGAAAAGTACCTTGATAATGACGATGCCAATGATATCGAACCTGATACCATTTGGAACGTGATGAGTTTAGGCAACTTACAGCATGATTATACTGCACACATGATTATGCTTAACGTCCGTTATACTCTGTAA
- a CDS encoding DmsE family decaheme c-type cytochrome — protein sequence MKTTHQINTIFLALLCLTASLLVSNPVQAAKWDANMTPAEVEATLDKKFAEGKYSTKGADTCLMCHKRSEKVMAIFKGAHGSIDSSKSPMAGLQCEACHGPLGSHNRGGKEPMITFGPTSTLAADKQNSVCMSCHLDDERVAWDSSHHANADVACASCHSVHAEHDPILSKQTEVEVCTSCHTRQKADMNKRSSHPMKWNQMTCSDCHNAHGSMSDADLVQPTVNETCYSCHAEKRGPKLWEHAPVTENCVNCHNPHGSVNDAMLKTRAPQLCQQCHASDNHTSNAYLGNTDMGSTVNGNAFTGGRSCLNCHSQVHGSNHPSGKLLQR from the coding sequence ATGAAGACCACACATCAAATTAATACAATATTTTTAGCCCTACTCTGCCTCACCGCGTCGCTGTTGGTGTCGAATCCTGTACAGGCAGCAAAATGGGATGCCAACATGACGCCGGCCGAAGTTGAAGCCACGTTAGATAAAAAATTCGCCGAAGGAAAATACTCAACTAAAGGCGCTGACACTTGCTTAATGTGTCATAAAAGATCAGAAAAAGTCATGGCCATCTTTAAGGGTGCGCACGGCTCAATTGACTCTTCAAAAAGTCCAATGGCAGGATTACAGTGCGAAGCTTGTCACGGTCCATTAGGATCACATAATCGGGGTGGTAAAGAGCCTATGATTACGTTTGGCCCAACGTCTACACTCGCCGCAGATAAGCAAAACAGTGTGTGCATGAGTTGTCACCTCGACGACGAACGTGTTGCATGGGACAGTAGCCATCACGCCAATGCTGATGTGGCATGTGCATCTTGTCATAGCGTGCACGCTGAACACGACCCTATATTGTCAAAGCAAACTGAAGTGGAAGTGTGTACCAGTTGTCACACCAGACAAAAAGCCGACATGAATAAGCGTTCAAGTCATCCAATGAAATGGAATCAAATGACCTGTAGCGACTGTCATAACGCCCATGGCAGTATGAGTGACGCAGACCTTGTTCAACCCACGGTGAATGAAACCTGTTATTCATGTCACGCAGAGAAACGCGGCCCAAAGCTGTGGGAGCATGCACCCGTCACCGAAAATTGCGTCAATTGCCATAATCCTCACGGTTCGGTAAACGACGCCATGCTCAAAACTCGCGCGCCACAACTGTGCCAGCAATGTCATGCGAGTGACAATCATACAAGCAATGCTTATCTAGGCAACACCGACATGGGCTCAACGGTAAATGGTAATGCCTTTACTGGCGGGCGTAGCTGCTTGAATTGTCACAGCCAAGTACATGGTTCAAACCATCCGTCTGGTAAGTTACTGCAGCGCTAA
- a CDS encoding OmcA/MtrC family decaheme c-type cytochrome yields MMNKKYTKMALLLAMSASMTMVGCGGGDDGEAGNPGNPSGEPAAAINTLNLDITKVTYQDGKPTIEVFATNEQDLPVAGLKDFEVKKVVQLIPVGASGAGNSAQWQFIGSEKTFTDHGNGNYSFNVNVEGFNPELTQRYNIIASASTLQDGVTGVPRTEISEDFDGEGFEAKYTKNIVSGATCNTCHAKGESIYHSYTDLETCTSCHTNELAIEKDKVQDEFSHLIHNVHNNAKMYGRNMDKSAETAHAIVQDNCTTCHVDSEQLSESSNWTRIPTMETCSSCHTDIDFKTGQGHSQQVDNSNCVACHNANWTEELHTTAYTQKKAFIDLYGMTATLTANKTSPDDKSATLSVTILDANGTAIDASSLVSKIQRLETNTNVGPNFPIMGYKASPGSGLAKISKDFITAGLLQTDVVIESGNLVYNIASLPFGAGDTDTAFSFIGLEMCNDGIQAIDCADGVATTSMKAELTVGTFSGNAPSYRHIDSVNFGSCDNCHGDTFELHKGHHAGFVMTEQLARELNGEVTVGLDACVVCHTPDGTYASGANQGAIEMKLHSVHGEQGIIKDCTQCHNDFNLDAFRVKGALATSAGLYTTPITATCASCHGFDEIKQHVELQGGAIVNGSYQEANDAAQLETCFYCHAPTIENHTQVKL; encoded by the coding sequence ATGATGAATAAAAAATACACAAAAATGGCATTATTACTTGCTATGTCAGCATCAATGACAATGGTAGGTTGTGGCGGAGGCGATGATGGTGAAGCAGGTAATCCAGGCAACCCTAGTGGCGAGCCGGCTGCAGCGATTAACACGCTGAACTTAGATATTACCAAAGTCACTTATCAAGACGGCAAACCGACGATTGAAGTCTTTGCGACAAATGAACAAGACCTCCCAGTAGCTGGCCTTAAAGACTTTGAAGTTAAAAAAGTCGTTCAGCTCATTCCTGTTGGCGCAAGTGGCGCGGGTAATTCAGCCCAATGGCAATTTATTGGTTCAGAAAAAACCTTTACCGATCATGGTAATGGAAATTATAGCTTTAATGTCAATGTTGAAGGCTTTAATCCAGAGCTGACACAGCGCTATAACATCATTGCAAGTGCATCCACCTTGCAAGATGGCGTTACCGGTGTGCCGCGCACTGAAATCAGCGAAGATTTTGACGGTGAAGGCTTCGAAGCTAAATACACCAAAAACATTGTTAGCGGAGCCACTTGTAATACCTGCCATGCAAAGGGTGAAAGCATTTATCATAGCTACACTGATTTAGAAACCTGTACATCATGCCATACCAACGAACTGGCCATTGAAAAAGACAAGGTTCAAGATGAGTTTAGTCATTTGATCCATAATGTTCACAACAATGCCAAAATGTATGGTCGCAACATGGACAAGAGTGCTGAAACAGCACATGCCATAGTGCAAGATAATTGCACCACTTGTCATGTCGACTCTGAACAACTTAGCGAATCAAGTAACTGGACTCGCATTCCTACCATGGAAACCTGTTCAAGTTGTCATACCGATATTGACTTTAAAACCGGTCAAGGTCACTCACAACAAGTTGATAATTCAAATTGTGTTGCGTGCCATAATGCTAACTGGACAGAAGAGTTACACACTACGGCTTATACTCAGAAAAAAGCATTCATCGATTTATATGGCATGACAGCCACATTGACTGCTAATAAAACCAGCCCTGATGACAAATCAGCAACCTTATCGGTAACCATTTTAGATGCCAACGGTACGGCCATTGACGCCTCAAGCTTAGTCAGTAAAATTCAACGTCTTGAAACAAACACTAACGTTGGGCCTAACTTCCCAATTATGGGATATAAAGCTAGCCCAGGTAGTGGCTTAGCCAAAATCAGTAAAGACTTTATCACAGCGGGTCTGTTACAAACTGATGTAGTGATTGAATCAGGTAACTTGGTCTATAACATTGCATCACTGCCATTTGGCGCAGGCGACACAGATACCGCCTTTAGCTTTATTGGTCTTGAAATGTGTAACGACGGTATCCAAGCCATCGATTGCGCTGACGGCGTAGCGACCACCAGCATGAAAGCTGAGCTCACAGTAGGTACTTTCTCTGGCAACGCACCGAGCTATCGTCACATTGACTCGGTCAATTTTGGCTCGTGTGATAATTGTCATGGCGACACCTTTGAGTTGCATAAAGGTCACCATGCAGGCTTTGTGATGACCGAACAATTAGCTCGCGAGCTTAATGGCGAAGTCACTGTCGGTTTGGATGCTTGTGTGGTTTGTCACACACCTGACGGCACTTATGCTTCCGGTGCTAATCAAGGTGCGATTGAAATGAAATTGCACAGTGTTCATGGCGAGCAAGGCATTATCAAAGACTGTACCCAGTGTCACAATGACTTTAACCTTGATGCATTCAGAGTTAAAGGTGCACTAGCCACATCTGCAGGCCTTTATACCACCCCTATCACGGCGACATGTGCCTCATGTCATGGCTTTGACGAGATTAAACAACATGTTGAGCTCCAAGGTGGCGCAATTGTTAATGGTAGCTATCAAGAAGCCAATGATGCTGCGCAGTTAGAAACCTGTTTCTACTGCCATGCACCCACCATTGAAAACCACACACAAGTGAAACTTTAA
- a CDS encoding OmcA/MtrC family decaheme c-type cytochrome — protein MMKTRIVSPAAKAVLSAGLIALALSGCGGSDGNNGEDGPDGIIGVNIDATSTLDATFTDATVVDGKVNVAFTIRNANGVAVLGLTKDHDLRFGMAQLTPVQEMVGADGAKVEVDRGYQWQSYINTTKQANASWIPDGETNISPSDQYQAEVEAASKCADCLVDNQDGSYSYTFQTNIAQVTEPISITYQADDTQRITLELKQPLITANAHYDFQPSSGLTEGITSRDVVSIEACYTCHQPESLALHGGRRIDLENCASCHTATSGDPETGNSVDFTYMIHAIHKGQDRVTSTADGDVAAPYKVIGYGGGLHNYGNVMYPQKPAADCSACHVEGANAPKDAALFNANKSDTACIACHTELATQHHVGAGTNCTSCHVEEGYGRSAKEAHGDVMKAYNETQTMKVVFSDITVTADNKFSTNVSFTDASGQVIPAEFIDQSGRVVMAWDSDKNYPAYSDASYDDRRLRLSQGTANTDNSWTLVWDSVSLPTDYVGKTFELWSAVKACYNHGGYGRPEVKLTACSTDDVQTVEIKSSPYHFVMAASAVDDSQAIASRRNIINTASCQGCHNQEVYHYDNGVNCQTCHTADKILRSDDTYPGGKKSTSFAFKAHEAEGHYLKYAGVKSGTVLKSDCKTCHTADGIELGRATDRVWRYGDLETGADIWVSSDTGACLSCHQKYLTDAAESHIEINGGIIDGISEGDVHNRASEICSTCHTVDRVTKTHGF, from the coding sequence ATGATGAAGACAAGAATAGTTAGTCCCGCTGCAAAAGCGGTATTGAGTGCAGGGCTTATAGCTTTAGCGCTATCGGGTTGTGGAGGCAGTGATGGTAACAATGGCGAAGATGGTCCAGATGGTATTATCGGTGTCAATATTGATGCAACATCAACGTTAGACGCTACATTTACCGACGCCACTGTCGTCGATGGAAAAGTCAATGTTGCCTTTACCATTAGAAATGCCAATGGGGTTGCGGTATTAGGGTTAACAAAAGATCACGATCTTCGTTTTGGCATGGCTCAATTAACTCCTGTACAGGAAATGGTCGGTGCTGATGGTGCTAAGGTTGAAGTCGACCGCGGCTATCAATGGCAGTCTTATATCAATACAACAAAGCAAGCTAATGCCAGTTGGATCCCTGATGGTGAAACCAATATTTCCCCATCGGATCAATATCAGGCTGAGGTTGAGGCAGCATCAAAATGTGCTGACTGTTTAGTCGATAATCAAGATGGCTCTTACTCATACACTTTTCAAACTAATATTGCTCAAGTAACTGAGCCAATTAGTATTACTTACCAAGCTGATGACACTCAACGTATTACCTTAGAATTAAAGCAGCCATTAATCACTGCAAATGCCCATTACGACTTTCAACCTTCAAGCGGCTTAACCGAAGGTATTACGTCACGTGATGTGGTATCGATTGAAGCTTGTTATACATGCCATCAACCAGAAAGCTTAGCATTACATGGCGGTCGTCGAATCGATCTTGAAAACTGTGCTTCTTGTCATACGGCAACATCGGGCGATCCTGAAACCGGTAACAGTGTCGATTTCACCTATATGATCCATGCCATTCATAAGGGCCAAGATCGCGTAACCAGTACTGCCGATGGCGATGTAGCAGCACCATACAAAGTGATTGGTTATGGCGGCGGATTACACAATTACGGTAACGTGATGTACCCGCAAAAACCCGCTGCGGATTGCAGTGCATGTCACGTAGAGGGCGCAAACGCTCCCAAAGATGCCGCGCTGTTTAATGCCAATAAAAGTGATACCGCTTGTATTGCATGCCACACAGAGTTAGCGACTCAGCACCATGTTGGTGCCGGCACAAATTGTACTTCATGCCATGTTGAAGAAGGCTATGGTCGCAGTGCAAAAGAAGCTCATGGCGATGTCATGAAAGCTTATAACGAAACCCAAACCATGAAAGTGGTCTTTAGCGATATTACTGTGACTGCTGACAACAAGTTCAGCACTAACGTCAGCTTTACTGACGCAAGTGGCCAGGTCATCCCGGCTGAGTTTATCGACCAAAGCGGCCGAGTGGTGATGGCGTGGGACAGTGACAAAAACTATCCTGCTTATAGCGATGCCAGTTACGATGATCGTCGTCTTAGGTTGAGTCAAGGTACCGCCAACACAGACAATAGCTGGACCCTGGTTTGGGATAGTGTCTCCTTACCAACCGATTACGTCGGCAAAACCTTTGAACTATGGTCTGCGGTTAAAGCCTGTTATAACCATGGTGGTTACGGTAGACCTGAAGTGAAATTGACCGCGTGCAGTACTGATGATGTCCAAACAGTGGAAATCAAAAGTAGCCCATATCATTTTGTCATGGCAGCAAGCGCTGTAGATGATAGTCAGGCCATAGCCTCGCGTCGAAATATTATCAACACTGCAAGCTGTCAAGGTTGCCATAACCAAGAAGTGTATCACTATGACAATGGTGTCAATTGCCAAACCTGTCATACCGCTGATAAGATTCTTAGGAGTGATGACACTTACCCTGGTGGCAAAAAATCAACCAGTTTTGCCTTTAAAGCGCACGAAGCTGAAGGCCATTACCTCAAGTATGCTGGGGTTAAGTCTGGCACTGTGTTAAAAAGCGACTGTAAAACCTGCCATACTGCAGATGGGATCGAACTTGGTAGAGCCACTGACAGAGTGTGGCGATATGGCGACCTCGAAACGGGTGCCGATATTTGGGTGTCATCAGATACTGGAGCGTGCTTAAGTTGTCACCAAAAGTATCTTACTGACGCCGCCGAGTCTCATATTGAGATAAATGGCGGTATTATTGATGGGATCAGTGAAGGCGATGTTCATAATCGTGCATCTGAAATATGCTCAACCTGTCATACAGTAGATCGCGTCACTAAAACACACGGTTTTTAA
- a CDS encoding late competence development ComFB family protein, with protein MQLEIRNYYEVLLMEILRDEGLMEELPEEYLADLCCVTLNQLPVRYIRHLVDTYFFENYQELQQMKTEISEALERSRQFLKMNLQKRLKEEAAALAGEQPQ; from the coding sequence ATGCAATTAGAGATCCGAAACTATTATGAAGTTCTATTAATGGAAATACTCAGAGATGAAGGCTTAATGGAAGAATTGCCAGAAGAGTACTTGGCAGACTTATGCTGTGTCACATTGAATCAATTACCCGTTAGGTACATTCGCCATTTAGTTGATACGTATTTCTTCGAAAATTATCAAGAACTACAGCAGATGAAAACCGAAATAAGTGAAGCACTCGAACGGTCAAGGCAATTCCTCAAAATGAATTTGCAAAAACGTTTAAAAGAAGAAGCCGCAGCACTCGCGGGCGAACAGCCACAATAA
- a CDS encoding histone deacetylase family protein produces the protein MMSIPFVYHASYSQLALPSTHRFPTTKYHNLYQHALKHHLLIEQCRHTPMPMTKEALFRVHCPQYVEQFINGTLDHKAQRRIGFPWSTALVTRTLHAVNGTRLCTDLALEHGIAIHLTGGYHHAHYNYGSGFCIFNDLVIAARLAIDSGKIDKVLIFDCDVHQGDGTATLTQGCPDIISCSIHCAQNFPSRKQQSDHDIDLDKGCTDKRYLEHIQQILPYLIRLHQPDLIIYDAGVDIHQHDDLGYFAISNQGILARDKQVISIAKMHNIPLAAVIGGGYSRNEAELTHRHSQLLIAANESW, from the coding sequence TTGATGTCTATCCCTTTTGTATATCACGCCAGCTATTCACAGCTGGCGTTGCCTAGTACCCATCGTTTTCCAACGACCAAATATCATAATTTATACCAGCATGCGCTCAAACATCACTTGTTGATTGAGCAATGTCGTCATACTCCGATGCCAATGACCAAAGAGGCCCTTTTTCGCGTACATTGCCCGCAGTATGTAGAACAATTTATCAATGGCACCTTAGATCACAAAGCCCAAAGGCGCATTGGTTTCCCGTGGAGTACAGCATTAGTCACCCGTACTTTACACGCGGTAAATGGTACCCGTTTGTGTACCGACTTAGCGCTTGAACATGGAATAGCAATTCATTTAACCGGTGGTTATCATCATGCTCACTATAATTATGGTAGTGGCTTTTGCATTTTCAATGACTTGGTTATCGCAGCTAGATTAGCCATTGACTCAGGAAAAATAGATAAAGTACTCATTTTTGATTGCGATGTTCATCAAGGCGATGGAACGGCGACCCTCACTCAAGGCTGCCCAGACATCATTAGTTGCTCGATCCACTGTGCTCAAAATTTCCCGTCCCGAAAACAGCAATCTGACCACGATATCGATCTCGATAAAGGCTGTACCGATAAACGCTATCTTGAACACATTCAACAAATATTACCTTACTTGATCCGTCTCCATCAGCCAGATCTGATCATCTATGATGCGGGAGTCGATATCCATCAACATGATGACCTCGGATATTTTGCTATTTCAAACCAAGGTATTCTCGCTCGAGATAAACAGGTAATATCAATAGCAAAAATGCATAACATCCCTCTTGCAGCGGTCATAGGGGGAGGCTATAGTCGTAATGAGGCAGAATTAACTCATCGCCATAGCCAATTATTAATTGCTGCAAATGAATCATGGTGA
- a CDS encoding DUF2057 domain-containing protein, whose product MKSLFTTSALLALLSSSSVLAANLTIPMSFEYLALDGTEVETSMFNHQSDLALTNGTHKIAIRYYDVVDDSFSDSQTFVKSTPLILTLMVDGDHQYQLQAAEGKVIKNPKAFAKKPQISITRQDNGSVTYSVKQTDFTDESFMTSLFQSKKQHDIETLSASATSNASQSVQTLPVIADVATATMSAPDVTPVPAATAQKPSPAKAEQMLQYWWLQADDKTRKEFMGWAIKQL is encoded by the coding sequence ATGAAATCTTTATTTACCACTAGTGCGCTTTTGGCATTGTTATCGTCATCATCTGTTCTAGCCGCTAATTTGACTATTCCCATGTCTTTTGAGTATCTAGCGCTTGATGGTACAGAGGTTGAAACCAGTATGTTCAACCACCAATCAGATTTAGCGTTAACCAATGGCACCCATAAAATTGCTATTCGTTATTATGATGTGGTTGATGATTCCTTTAGTGATAGCCAAACCTTTGTAAAATCAACGCCTTTAATTTTAACGTTAATGGTGGATGGCGATCATCAATACCAGTTGCAGGCTGCTGAAGGCAAGGTGATCAAAAATCCAAAAGCGTTCGCAAAAAAACCACAAATTAGCATTACTCGTCAAGACAATGGGTCGGTTACTTACAGTGTCAAACAGACCGATTTTACTGACGAATCATTTATGACGAGTCTGTTTCAAAGTAAAAAACAACATGATATTGAAACCTTATCGGCTTCAGCAACGAGTAACGCTAGCCAATCGGTACAAACATTACCGGTAATCGCAGACGTTGCAACAGCGACGATGAGCGCCCCCGATGTCACTCCAGTACCGGCAGCAACGGCTCAGAAACCGAGTCCGGCAAAAGCCGAACAAATGCTGCAGTATTGGTGGTTACAAGCCGATGATAAAACGCGGAAAGAATTTATGGGCTGGGCAATCAAACAACTCTAA